One Aegilops tauschii subsp. strangulata cultivar AL8/78 chromosome 2, Aet v6.0, whole genome shotgun sequence genomic window, gttattattgttgagagaacttgcactagtgaaagtatgaaccctaggccttgtttcaacgcattgcaataccgtttgtgctcacttttatcattagttactttgctgtttttatattttcagattacaaaatcctatatctaccatccatattgcacttgtatcaccatctcttcgccgaactagtgcacctatacaatttaccattgtattgggtgtgttggggacacaagagactctttgttatttggttgcagggttgcttgagagagaccatcttcatcctatgcctcccacggattgataaaccttaggtcatccacttgagggaaatttgctactgtcctacaaacctctgcacttggaggcccaacaacgtctacaagaagaaggttgcgtagtagacatcaggggaCGCCTCACTTTGGTTAATGCAGTCCTGGCAGCGATCCCCGGTTACTTCATGCGATGTTTTATATGGCCACAACAATCACTAGACAAGGTTGAACAAACCCTAAGGGGCTTCTTATGGCAAGGGAAGAACCAGGCCAAGGGAGGATAATGCCTTGTCGCTTGGGAAGTGGTCACATTGCCAAAAGAGCATGGAGAATTGGGGGTAAGAGACATTGCAGCACACAACATGGCCCTCATCTGCAAGTTCATGGCAAAGATCTTGCAGCAGCGCGGCGCTCCATGCTACAATTGGTTTGCACACACATACTGTCACAAGGAAATTTCCTGGTCTCCTCACAATCGGGACACCGCTATCTGGAGAGGCTTTAGGTCCACCTTGCGGCTGGTCATGGAGGCTACCAAATGCAAGGTTGGGGACGGACAGGGTACTGCCTTCTGGCACGACCACTGGCTCGAGTGTGGTAGACTCGTGACATGATTCCCGACTCTTTTCTCCTTCTCCACGTCCAAGTTCTGCACAGTTGCTTCCCAGTTTAGAGATTGCCAATGGAACATTCAACTTCATCCAAACCTCTCTTCCATAGCAACACAGGAGCTTGAAGACATGTCTGCGTGCTTGAGCAATGTTCAGCTACACGAAGGTACGCCAGACATCAGAGTGCCTCTTTTGGGAGACAAATCGGTTACCACCGCATACTTCTGCAAACTGCTCACTTTTAGAGGGAAGCTTTGTCCGTCAGCTAAATACATCTGGGACAGGATCATACCACACAAGCACCGTGTTTTCTTATGGATTGCCCTCCAGGACAGACACAACACTAGAGACAATATGCTAAAAAAGCATTGGGACAGACTTGTATACATAACGGGTGTGATCTATGCCCGGCCGCAGAGACAATGAATCACATCTTGCTAAGATGCAAGCTAGCTCAAGCCATATGGGCCAAGCTTGGAGTACAAGACCTTGCCTCATCTTCTATTGGAGCAGGTGATCTCTTGTGTTCGCAGCAGTCGCGGGCTCGGCACGGCACCAAGTGGCATGTCTTCTTCACATCATGCATAGTCGCCCTTTGGAACGCAAGGAATGCTCAGGTGTTTGATGGGTCCTTTTGGAATGAGAGGCAGTTATACAGCAAGGTTGCCGATCTCGTCAGGCTATGGAGCCTACGCGCTAAACCACATGATAGACATAACCTTTCTCTCTGAGCAAATGCTCTCGCTGCTAATTAGCCTTTCCAGGAATCGCCCCTCCTTCTCCCACCCTTTGCTTTGTATCCTTTTTCAGGTCTGGTGATGGCCTGCTGCACACAATGTGCGGTGATAACATCACCTTCATGTAAATGACTCCGGTCATCCGGGTATTTTTACCCGTTATAAATGCATAAATAGAAAATGCTCTACCTTTTTATTCAAAAAAAAATGTTTACAATGGGATTCACTAGGACTGGCGTTGGATAGCCGGCTAGCTTAGTAGCTTGTGTTCTTTTAACGATTGTTCAACGGTTTTTGGTTCAAAGAAAATCCAACATGCAGGGATATCACATGATAAAATCATCTTATTACAAAGACATCTCAAGGTACTTGTGATCGCACACACTTGTACGTGCATTGTATATAACATGGCACGAATGGATGGATGCCTTTAAGCAAAGGTACGTATTGCTAGGTAGAGTGTCTAGCGATCGTTGCCCGTGCCTTCTCATAGTAGCTCGAATTGCCCATCGAGGTCTATCCAGCTCCGAGATCCCCGTGCCACACGTAGTCTTCGTGCATCCGTCCCTGCAGAAACAGACTACCCACCTGCAGTCTGCAGCGTCTTCTTTCTGAATTGACAGCGAGCACTGCATGCAACTCTAGCCCATAATCATCCATCTTACTGTGCCCCGGCGGGCCTTATATATTGCCTGAGATGCGTCCAATAGCCCTACGACCTTCCTTCTGCACTGCACTGCATTGCATTGCATTGGTGTGATCCATCGAGAAATGTTTTGGCTTGCATATGCTCTCGTTTTTCTCGGATGCCTTGGCCTGCCTCCGGCTGATGCTGCCGTTGTCGAGCACACATTCTCTGTACGTGACTGCTACTACTAATCTCTTTGCATGCATGCTATCCATTCCCCTGCGGTTCAACCTGCGTGCACATTTCTGCGATGCACTGCTGATCGACAGCTATTTCATAACGTTGACGACATTGCAATGCATATGCGCAGGTGGGCAACCTGACGATCGATCGGGTGGGGCAGCGTCAGGTAATCACGGCGGTGAACGGGCAGTTCCCTGGGCCCATGCTGGAGGCTCGCGACGGCGACGCCGTCGTGGTGCACGTCGTCAACTACTCCCCCTACAACATCACCATCCACTGGCATGGCGTCCTCCAGCGCCTCTCCGGCTGGGCCGACGGCCCCAGCATGGTGTCGCAGTGCCCCATCCGCCCCGGCGGCGCCACCTACACCTACCGCTTCAACGTCACCGGCCAGGAAGGCACGCTCTGGTGGCACGCCCACGTCTCCTTCCTCCGCGCCACAGTCTACGGCGCGCTCCTCATCCGTCCTGGCCCCGACGAACCGCACTACCCCTTTCCCACGCCGTACGGCGAGGCCACTCTCCTCCTCGGCGAGTGGTGGAACGCCAGCGTCGTTGACGTCGAGAGGCAAGCCATGCTCACCGGCGGCCCGCCCAACAACTCCGTCGCGCTCACCATCAACGGCATGCCCAGCGGCTACGAGCTGGCCGTACGGCACGGCGAGATCTACTTGCTCCGCCTCGTCAACGCTGCGCTCAGTTACCAGCTCTTCTTCAAGGTCGcgggccacgctttcacggtcgTCGCCGCCGACGCCTGCTACACCGACCCTTACGACACGgacgtcatcgtcctcgctccgGGCCAGACGGTGGACGCTCTGATGCACGCCAACGCCTCCCCGGGCCGCTACTACATGGCCGCCCAGGTCTACCAGAGCGTGGCCAACGCCAcctacaccaccaccaccacgggGCTCCTCCGGTACGAGCATGATGCGGCGGCAGCAGCTGGTATGAGTATGATCATGATGCCGAGCATGCCGGCGTTCAAAGACAGCGCGACGGCCCAAGATTTCTACGGCAGACTGACCGGCCTGCTGCGAGACGGCAAACCGACGGTTCCCCTGCACGTGGACACGCGGATGCTGGTGACCTACGGGCTGGGCATCGCGCCGTGCATGCCAACGCAGACGCTGTGCAACCGGACGCGCGGCTCCGTGGCGGCCAGCATGAACAACGTGTCGTTCCAGCTCCCCAAGGCCATGTCGCTGCTGGAGGCGCGCATGAGGGGGAACGCCGACGGGGTGTACACCCGCGACTTCCCCGACAGGCCGCCGGTGATGTTCGACTTCACCAACGGCTCCATGAGCAGCAACAGGAGCGTGATGCTGACGTCCAAGGGCACCAGAGTGAGGAGGCTGCGGTTCAACACCACGGTGGAGGTGGTGCTGCAGAACACGGCCATCCTGGGGTCCGAGAACCACCCGCTGCACCTGCACGGCTTCAACTTCTACGTGCTCGCGCAGGGCGCCGGCAACTTCAACGCACGCACCGCCGTGCGCTCCTACAACCTCGTCAACCCACAGCAGCGCAACACCGTCGCCGTGCCGGCCGGTGGGTGGGCGGTCATCCGCTTCACGGCCGACAACCCAGGTGTGTGGGTCATGCACTGCCACTTGGACGCTCATTTGCCTTTCGGGCTAGCCATGGCGTTCGAGGTGGATGACGGCCCAACCCCGGACACCGttcttcctccgccgccgccggactaCCCCCAGTGTTAGAAGATTGACCATTCATGTCTAGCCAACAACAGATTCTCCTTCACACTGCTGTTTATTATCCTTATGGGGCTGTTTGAAATGGGTGTAAACTTAGTGTAGTCACCAGTATTTGGTTCAAAGTCAAGCTAAATACAGGTGGCCACGCTAATTTTACAACCATTCCAAGCGGGGCACATAATTTACTAATAGTACTGATTTCTAAGGTACTAGCACATTTATATTTTAAGGCCAATAAATGGAGAGAAAAATTTATgcatatgatttacaaatacctAATCCTGATACTATTTGTTTAACATAGTAGTAGTACTCAGAGTTTGACTTTACAAATGTCGAAACAATATAGGCCCCTACCTTTACATATCAGGTTTTGTTGAGTATGGCGAGTCTAGTCTTATTCTTAAGACTGGCAATCCAAAGCTAAGACAGTGCCAACTAATGTCTTTCgcgtgcgcgcgcacacacacaaaaACTAATGAAATGTATAATAATCAAGCAACCCAGAGCAAGACGGTAATAGAGGATTAGAGACTCAGTTTCACCAGATGAGAATGGAATGGGCATCCCATTTCTCCCATAAGCTGCAGATTGGAAAGCAAACGTGGACTCTAACCATGAGGTGGCCTTCCAAGTAGAAGAAGGGCAACCGGCCAAGGGTAGGAGCAGAGCACAGAGGTAAG contains:
- the LOC109771469 gene encoding laccase-14, which translates into the protein MFWLAYALVFLGCLGLPPADAAVVEHTFSVGNLTIDRVGQRQVITAVNGQFPGPMLEARDGDAVVVHVVNYSPYNITIHWHGVLQRLSGWADGPSMVSQCPIRPGGATYTYRFNVTGQEGTLWWHAHVSFLRATVYGALLIRPGPDEPHYPFPTPYGEATLLLGEWWNASVVDVERQAMLTGGPPNNSVALTINGMPSGYELAVRHGEIYLLRLVNAALSYQLFFKVAGHAFTVVAADACYTDPYDTDVIVLAPGQTVDALMHANASPGRYYMAAQVYQSVANATYTTTTTGLLRYEHDAAAAAGMSMIMMPSMPAFKDSATAQDFYGRLTGLLRDGKPTVPLHVDTRMLVTYGLGIAPCMPTQTLCNRTRGSVAASMNNVSFQLPKAMSLLEARMRGNADGVYTRDFPDRPPVMFDFTNGSMSSNRSVMLTSKGTRVRRLRFNTTVEVVLQNTAILGSENHPLHLHGFNFYVLAQGAGNFNARTAVRSYNLVNPQQRNTVAVPAGGWAVIRFTADNPGVWVMHCHLDAHLPFGLAMAFEVDDGPTPDTVLPPPPPDYPQC